Proteins found in one Triticum aestivum cultivar Chinese Spring chromosome 4D, IWGSC CS RefSeq v2.1, whole genome shotgun sequence genomic segment:
- the LOC123098779 gene encoding ethylene-response factor C3-like: protein MELNHLQMELPTYDGFHCYHGYSISFASNAHYTHHQPAPQAQAHDDTGIDHQLFSFSFPMEATSTSFTTPPAASGAWEEIMTAPVASPSLLPQGSSSSSRDTPDSPLIGVRKRPWGKYAAEIRDSTRNGARVWLGTFDTPQAAALAYDQAAFSVRGPAAVLNFPVKLVQESLRTLDIGCAAAGDSPALALKRRHCIRKRRPNKKRMSRATATAAQATRQEAATTSSLSTCVLELEDLGADYLDELLALCVVFGSFLGLLANTVGCTKIKVKSGSVETFPMSFMIIVIESAMK from the exons ATGGAACTAAACCACCTACAGATGGAGCTACCTACCTATGATGGCTTCCACTGCTACCACGGCTACTCCATTTCTTTCGCATCAAATGCACACTACACGCATCATCAGCCTGCTCCTCAAGCTCAAGCTCATGATGACACGGGGATCGACCACCAGttgttctccttctccttccccatggaggccacctccacctccttcacTACACCTCCCGCGGCCTCAGGCGCCTGGGAGGAGATCATGACGGCGCCTGTCGCTTCACCGTCGTTGTTACCGCAGGGGAGCTCCAGTAGTTCACGCGATACACCGGACTCGCCACTCATCGGGGTGCGGAAGCGGCCGTGGGGCAAGTACGCGGCGGAGATCCGGGACTCCACCCGCAATGGCGCCCGAGTTTGGCTTGGTACCTTCGACACCCCACAAGCCGCCGCACTCGCCTACGACCAGGCCGCCTTCTCCGTGCGCGGCCCGGCCGCCGTGCTCAACTTCCCGGTCAAGCTCGTGCAGGAGTCGCTGCGCACGCTGGACATCGGCTGCGCCGCCGCGGGGGACTCGCCTGCTCTCGCGCTCAAGCGGCGGCACTGCATCCGAAAGAGAAGACCCAACAAAAAGAGGATGTCCAGAGCCACGGCGACGGCAGCACAGGCGACGAGGCAGGAGGCAGCCACTACATCGTCGTTGTCAACGTGCGTGTTGGAGCTGGAGGACCTTGGAGCGGACTACCTCGACGAGCTGCTCGCCTT GTGTGTCGTTTTTGGGTCATTCTTGGGCCTTCTTGCTAATACGGTCGGATGCACTAAGATTAAAGTGAAATCGGGTAGCGTGGAG ACTTTTCCCATGTCATTTATGATCATTGTAATAGAGAGCGCAATGAAGTAG